In Manihot esculenta cultivar AM560-2 unplaced genomic scaffold, M.esculenta_v8 Scaffold52, whole genome shotgun sequence, the following proteins share a genomic window:
- the LOC122722591 gene encoding bifunctional peptidase and (3S)-lysyl hydroxylase JMJD7 isoform X1: MKEIESLWDEVRELSLGTSSTTIDHLPSPPSPLHFLRNYVSPNKPCIISNAITHWPALFLWPNVSYLSHSLCHSSVSLHLTPHGRADSLVPSTPTHDSLCFASANVQRVPFPRALDCVLNSQPGKFVAYLQQQNDCFRTEYSAALGSDCDAHIGWATEALGCLPEAVNLWIGNHFSETSFHKDHYENLYAVVSGKKHFLLLPPTDVHRLYIRNYPAAQYSYSEEDGEFKLEMEDPVRYVPWCSVNPYPSPEAKESEMAKFPLYFDGPKPFECTVNAGEVLYLPSMWFHHVRQSSDDEGCTIAINYWYDMQFDIKYAYFNFLQSIHYRSTLTQPKREKYSGCCWSLLFFLIFRDQKVPYYHDKISHGAVGIFVRREPNRLSSLNKRVDCRIKDEPFFFPFESNPVVHFRIVVDFLWMLDLMKRFQSTDEAAR; encoded by the exons aTGAAAGAAATAGAATCCTTGTGGGACGAAGTCAGAGAACTAAGTCTTGGAACTTCATCAACCACCATAGACCACCTTCCTTCACCTCCATCTCCACTTCATTTCCTTCGTAATTATGTCTCTCCAAACAAACCCTGCATCATCTCCAACGCTATTACCCACTGGCCTGCCCTCTTTCTCTGGCCCAACGTCTCCTacctctcccattccctctgcCACTCCTCCGTTTCCCTCCACCTCACCCCTCACGGCCGTGCCGATTCCCTCGTCCCCTCCACCCCTACCCATGATTCCCTTTGCTTTGCCTCCGCCAACGTGCAGCGAGTGCCCTTCCCACGCGCACTTGATTGCGTTCTCAATAGTCAACCAGGAAAATTTGTCGCCTATCTTCAGCAGCAGAATGATTGCTTTAGGACGGAGTATTCAGCAGCGTTGGGATCGGACTGCGACGCCCATATTGGGTGGGCGACGGAGGCGCTCGGTTGTTTACCGGAGGCTGTGAATTTGTGGATTGGTAATCATTTCTCGGAAACGTCTTTTCATAAGGACCATTATGAGAATCTGTATGCTGTCGTTTCTGGGAAGAAGCATTTCTTGCTACTTCCTCCCACTGATGTTCACCGGTTGTATATTCGCAACTACCCTGCTGCGCAATACTCATATTCTGAG GAAGATGGAGAATTCAAATTGGAAATGGAGGATCCAGTGAGGTATGTGCCATGGTGCAGTGTGAATCCATACCCATCTCCTGAGGCTAAGGAGAGCGAAATGGCTAAATTTCCTTTGTATTTCGATGGTCCAAAGCCATTTGAATGTACAGTCAATGCCGGAGAGGTTCTCTACCT ACCAAGCATGTGGTTTCATCATGTACGACAGAGTTCAGATGATGAAGGATGCACTATTGCTATAAACTATT GGTATGATATGCAGTTTGATATCAAGTATGCTTATTTCAACTTCTTGCAATCAATTCATTATCGATCAACTTTGACTCAACCCAAGCGTGAGAAATATTCAG GATGTTGTTGGAGCTTGCTATTCTTTCTGATATT TAGAGATCAGAAGGTTCCTTATTATCATGACAAAATCTCTCATGGTGCTGTTGGGATATTTGTAAGAAGAGAACCTAATAGATTGAGTTCACTTAATAAGAGAGTTGATTGTAGAATTAAAGAtgagccttttttttttccctttgaaAGTAATCCTGTGGTCCATTTCAGAATCGTTGTGGATTTTTTATGGATGTTGGATTTAATGAAAAGGTTTCAAAGTACAGATGAAGCTGCTAGATGA
- the LOC122722591 gene encoding bifunctional peptidase and (3S)-lysyl hydroxylase JMJD7 isoform X3, producing the protein MKEIESLWDEVRELSLGTSSTTIDHLPSPPSPLHFLRNYVSPNKPCIISNAITHWPALFLWPNVSYLSHSLCHSSVSLHLTPHGRADSLVPSTPTHDSLCFASANVQRVPFPRALDCVLNSQPGKFVAYLQQQNDCFRTEYSAALGSDCDAHIGWATEALGCLPEAVNLWIGNHFSETSFHKDHYENLYAVVSGKKHFLLLPPTDVHRLYIRNYPAAQYSYSEEDGEFKLEMEDPVRYVPWCSVNPYPSPEAKESEMAKFPLYFDGPKPFECTVNAGEVLYLPSMWFHHVRQSSDDEGCTIAINYWYDMQFDIKYAYFNFLQSIHYRSTLTQPKREKYSGLMVFLVVLSDFGQWD; encoded by the exons aTGAAAGAAATAGAATCCTTGTGGGACGAAGTCAGAGAACTAAGTCTTGGAACTTCATCAACCACCATAGACCACCTTCCTTCACCTCCATCTCCACTTCATTTCCTTCGTAATTATGTCTCTCCAAACAAACCCTGCATCATCTCCAACGCTATTACCCACTGGCCTGCCCTCTTTCTCTGGCCCAACGTCTCCTacctctcccattccctctgcCACTCCTCCGTTTCCCTCCACCTCACCCCTCACGGCCGTGCCGATTCCCTCGTCCCCTCCACCCCTACCCATGATTCCCTTTGCTTTGCCTCCGCCAACGTGCAGCGAGTGCCCTTCCCACGCGCACTTGATTGCGTTCTCAATAGTCAACCAGGAAAATTTGTCGCCTATCTTCAGCAGCAGAATGATTGCTTTAGGACGGAGTATTCAGCAGCGTTGGGATCGGACTGCGACGCCCATATTGGGTGGGCGACGGAGGCGCTCGGTTGTTTACCGGAGGCTGTGAATTTGTGGATTGGTAATCATTTCTCGGAAACGTCTTTTCATAAGGACCATTATGAGAATCTGTATGCTGTCGTTTCTGGGAAGAAGCATTTCTTGCTACTTCCTCCCACTGATGTTCACCGGTTGTATATTCGCAACTACCCTGCTGCGCAATACTCATATTCTGAG GAAGATGGAGAATTCAAATTGGAAATGGAGGATCCAGTGAGGTATGTGCCATGGTGCAGTGTGAATCCATACCCATCTCCTGAGGCTAAGGAGAGCGAAATGGCTAAATTTCCTTTGTATTTCGATGGTCCAAAGCCATTTGAATGTACAGTCAATGCCGGAGAGGTTCTCTACCT ACCAAGCATGTGGTTTCATCATGTACGACAGAGTTCAGATGATGAAGGATGCACTATTGCTATAAACTATT GGTATGATATGCAGTTTGATATCAAGTATGCTTATTTCAACTTCTTGCAATCAATTCATTATCGATCAACTTTGACTCAACCCAAGCGTGAGAAATATTCAG GATTGATGGTCTTTTTAGTAGTTCTTTCTGATTTTGGGCAGTGGGATTGA
- the LOC122722591 gene encoding bifunctional peptidase and (3S)-lysyl hydroxylase JMJD7 isoform X2 has product MKEIESLWDEVRELSLGTSSTTIDHLPSPPSPLHFLRNYVSPNKPCIISNAITHWPALFLWPNVSYLSHSLCHSSVSLHLTPHGRADSLVPSTPTHDSLCFASANVQRVPFPRALDCVLNSQPGKFVAYLQQQNDCFRTEYSAALGSDCDAHIGWATEALGCLPEAVNLWIGNHFSETSFHKDHYENLYAVVSGKKHFLLLPPTDVHRLYIRNYPAAQYSYSEEDGEFKLEMEDPVRYVPWCSVNPYPSPEAKESEMAKFPLYFDGPKPFECTVNAGEVLYLPSMWFHHVRQSSDDEGCTIAINYWYDMQFDIKYAYFNFLQSIHYRSTLTQPKREKYSGCCWSLLFFLILDQKVPYYHDKISHGAVGIFVRREPNRLSSLNKRVDCRIKDEPFFFPFESNPVVHFRIVVDFLWMLDLMKRFQSTDEAAR; this is encoded by the exons aTGAAAGAAATAGAATCCTTGTGGGACGAAGTCAGAGAACTAAGTCTTGGAACTTCATCAACCACCATAGACCACCTTCCTTCACCTCCATCTCCACTTCATTTCCTTCGTAATTATGTCTCTCCAAACAAACCCTGCATCATCTCCAACGCTATTACCCACTGGCCTGCCCTCTTTCTCTGGCCCAACGTCTCCTacctctcccattccctctgcCACTCCTCCGTTTCCCTCCACCTCACCCCTCACGGCCGTGCCGATTCCCTCGTCCCCTCCACCCCTACCCATGATTCCCTTTGCTTTGCCTCCGCCAACGTGCAGCGAGTGCCCTTCCCACGCGCACTTGATTGCGTTCTCAATAGTCAACCAGGAAAATTTGTCGCCTATCTTCAGCAGCAGAATGATTGCTTTAGGACGGAGTATTCAGCAGCGTTGGGATCGGACTGCGACGCCCATATTGGGTGGGCGACGGAGGCGCTCGGTTGTTTACCGGAGGCTGTGAATTTGTGGATTGGTAATCATTTCTCGGAAACGTCTTTTCATAAGGACCATTATGAGAATCTGTATGCTGTCGTTTCTGGGAAGAAGCATTTCTTGCTACTTCCTCCCACTGATGTTCACCGGTTGTATATTCGCAACTACCCTGCTGCGCAATACTCATATTCTGAG GAAGATGGAGAATTCAAATTGGAAATGGAGGATCCAGTGAGGTATGTGCCATGGTGCAGTGTGAATCCATACCCATCTCCTGAGGCTAAGGAGAGCGAAATGGCTAAATTTCCTTTGTATTTCGATGGTCCAAAGCCATTTGAATGTACAGTCAATGCCGGAGAGGTTCTCTACCT ACCAAGCATGTGGTTTCATCATGTACGACAGAGTTCAGATGATGAAGGATGCACTATTGCTATAAACTATT GGTATGATATGCAGTTTGATATCAAGTATGCTTATTTCAACTTCTTGCAATCAATTCATTATCGATCAACTTTGACTCAACCCAAGCGTGAGAAATATTCAG GATGTTGTTGGAGCTTGCTATTCTTTCTGATATT AGATCAGAAGGTTCCTTATTATCATGACAAAATCTCTCATGGTGCTGTTGGGATATTTGTAAGAAGAGAACCTAATAGATTGAGTTCACTTAATAAGAGAGTTGATTGTAGAATTAAAGAtgagccttttttttttccctttgaaAGTAATCCTGTGGTCCATTTCAGAATCGTTGTGGATTTTTTATGGATGTTGGATTTAATGAAAAGGTTTCAAAGTACAGATGAAGCTGCTAGATGA